A genomic window from Erpetoichthys calabaricus chromosome 17, fErpCal1.3, whole genome shotgun sequence includes:
- the cfap161 gene encoding cilia- and flagella-associated protein 161: MSFGSYNPNVRIGNWNEDLCLEEDAIKDFLGKKEKGELITQKAGFLKENIYKPIDLSVTADGFIHFGDVVMLLNLGREKESVNSSDPPREPATLSINVDETKIGKLASVQAPCEVTASPSLFPSVRNAFVIVSVDSSRPGDPLTFGQSFAIRTTEGFAGGLYLTSDNQSFQKCAKKSRLQEVSLVDQPSYLTCWKVIFYDPQMRLEYEGCPIPANLRTLVVHCKTNQCLAALGQHTMWTPYGQEYEVTAHTFLDAHKAERDPNHWLFITRDPGNGSPTMIERSNPIPERMSDKE, encoded by the exons ATGAGTTTCGGCTCTTACAACCCAAATGTGCGGATTGGAAACTGGAACGAAGACTTGTGTCTCGAAGAG GATGCCATTAAGGATTTTTTGGGAAAGAAGGAAAAGGGAGAACTTATCACCCAAAAAGCTGGTTTtctgaaagaaaatatttataaaccg ATTGATCTATCGGTGACAGCTGATGGATTTATTCACTTTGGAGACGTGGTAATGCTTCTAAATCTGGGAAGAGAGAAGGAAAGTGTGAACAGCAGCGATCCGCCCCGGGAACCCGCCACCTTGAGTATCAATGTCGATGAGACCAAAATCGGCAAGCTGGCTTCAGTTCAGGCTCCTTGTGAAGTGACGGCGAGCCCAAGCCTCTTTCCAAGCGTGAggaatgcttttgtcattgtcag CGTAGACAGCAGCAGACCAGGAGACCCTCTCACCTTTGGCCAGAGTTTTGCGATTAGAACCACTGAGGGATTTGCCGGAGGG CTGTATTTAACAAGTGACAATCAATCATTCCAAAAGTGTGCTAAGAAATCCCGACTTCAAGAAGTCAGCCTGGTTGACCAACCTTCTTACTTGACGTGCTGGAAGGTCATCTTCTATGATCCACAGATGCGGCTTGAATATGAAGGGTGTCCCATTCCG GCCAATTTAAGGACGCTCGTCGTCCACTGTAAAACAAACCAGTGCCTCGCCGCCCTTGGACAGCACACCATGTG gaCACCTTATGGCCAAGAATATGAAGTGACAGCCCACACTTTTTTGGATGCTCACAAGGCTGAACGGGACCCAAATCACTGGCTTTTCATTACCAGGGACCCTGGCAATGGCAGCCCTACAATGATCGAGAGGTCAAATCCAATACCTGAAAGGATGTCGGACAAGGAATGA